The proteins below come from a single Balaenoptera musculus isolate JJ_BM4_2016_0621 chromosome 1, mBalMus1.pri.v3, whole genome shotgun sequence genomic window:
- the MAP7D1 gene encoding MAP7 domain-containing protein 1 isoform X2, translated as MESGSRSEPGAGVAPDVAARTPPEPRPSPEGDPSPPPPPPPMSALVPDTPPDTPPAMKNTTGPKQLPLEPESPPELVGPRPALQQEESPFSEVKIRGATPPATGPRDARPPRRSSQPSPTAVSAADSPPTKQDAKKAGERHKLAKERREERAKYLAAKKAVWLEKEEKAKVLREKQLQERRRRLEEQRLKAEQRRAALEERQRQKLEKNKERYEAAIQRSVKKTWAEIRQQRWSWAGALHHSSPGRKTSGSRCSVSAVNLPKHVDSIINKRLSKSSATLWNSPSRNRSLQLSPWESSIVDRLMTPTLSFLARSRSAVTLPRNGRDQGRGHGPGRAPSRGGTGASLVSGPHPDLTHPSAAVPVCPRSASASPLTPCSAPRSGHRCAPAGERRKASAGGSPAPARLRPEASLVQKKEKKDKERENEKEKSALARERSLKKRQSLPASPRTRLSTGNSELSPKSKARPSSPSTSWHRPASPCLSPGPGHALPPKPPSPRGTTASPKGRVRRKDEAKESLSVAGPEDKNQSKGKASDEKEPAAPASPAPSPVPSPTPAQPQEEQPTEIPADAAVLTSPPAPAPLVTASKPMAGTTDREEATRLLAEKRRQAREQREREEQERRLQAERDKRMREEQLAREAEARAEREAEARRREEQEAREKAEKAQAEQEEQERLQKQKEEAEARSREEAERQRLEREKHFQREEQERQERKKRLEEIMKRTRKSEAAETKKQDRKEAKANNSSPGIDPVKATEARPSGLQKEAVQKEELAPQEPQWSLPNKESPGSLVNGLQPLPAHQENGFSPKGPSGDKSLGRTPEALLPFAEAEAFLKKAVVQAPQVTALPEALSSSTLKTPSRLSLEPGFP; from the exons ATGTGGCAGCCAGGACCCCTCCAGAGCCAAGACCTTCTCCAGAAGGTGACCCCtccccgccgccgccaccgccaccgATGTCAGCCCTGGTGCCCGACACTCCCCCAGACACCCCTCCTGCCATGAAGAACACCACTGGCCCTAAGCAGCTCCCACTGGAACCAGAGAGCCCCCCAGAGCTGGTAGGGCCTAGGCCAGCCCTGCAGCAGGAAGAGTCCCCTTTCTCAGAGGTGAAGATCAGGGGAGCCACCCCACCAGCCACAGGCCCACGGGATGCCAGACCTCCTCGAAGGAGCAGCCAGCCATCCCCAACAGCAGTGTCGGCTGCCGACAGCCCTCCCACGAAGCAAG ATGCaaagaaggcaggagagagacaCAAGCTGGCGAAGGAGCGGCGGGAAGAGCGGGCCAAGTACCTGG CGGCCAAGAaggcagtgtggctggagaaggaggagaaggccaAGGTGCTGCGGGAGAAGCAGCTCCAGGAGCGCCGGCGGCGGCTGGAGGAGCAGCGGCTCAAAGCCGAGCAACGCCGAGCAGCCCTGGAGGAGCGGCAGCGGCAGAAACTGGAGAAGAACAAG GAGCGATATGAGGCAGCCATCCAGCGGTCAGTGAAGAAGACGTGGGCCGAAATCCGGCAGCAGCGCTGGTCCTGGGCAGGGGCCCTGCACCACAGCTCCCCAGGACGGAAGACCA GTGGGAGCAGGTGCTCCGTGTCGGCAGTAAACCTGCCCAAACACGTGGACTCTATAATCAACAAGCGGCTCTCAAAGTCCTCTGCCACGCTCTGGAACTCCCCCAGTAGAA ATCGCAGCCTGCAGCTGAGCCCATGGGAGAGCAGCATTGTGGACCGTCTGATGACgcccaccctctccttcctggCACGGAGTCGCAGTGCAGTCACCCTGCCCCGAAACGGCCGGGACCAGGGTAGGGGCCACGGTCCTGGGAGAGCCCCCTCGAGAGGCGGGACAGGGGCCAGCCTTGTGAGTGGGCCGCACCCCGACCTCACTCATCCCTCCGCAGCCGTGCCCGTGTGCCCTCGCTCGGCCTCCGCCAGCCCCCTGACGCCGTGCAGCGCCCCCCGAAGCGGGCACCGCTGCGCTCCCGCCGGGGAGCGCCGCAAGGCCAGCGCCGGGGGCAGCCCTGCCCCGGCCCGCCTCCGGCCCGAGGCTTCACTG GtgcagaaaaaggagaagaaggacaAGGAGCGGGAAAACGAGAAGGAGAAGAGTGCCCTGGCCCGGGAGCGCAGCCTCAAGAAGCGCCAGTCGCTGCCTGCTTCTCCGCGCACGCGCCTCTCCACTGGCAACTCGGAGCTCAG tcccAAATCCAAGGCCCGGCCATCCTCTCCCTCCACATCCTGGCACAGGcctgcctctccctgcctcagCCCAGGGCCAGGTCATGCTCTGCCCCCAAAACCACCGTCCCCCCGAGGTACCACTGCATCACCCAAGGGGCGGGTTCGGAGGAAGGATGAGGCAAAGGAGAGCCTCAGTGTGGCGGGGCCTGAGGACAAGAACCAGAGCAAGGGCAAGGCCAGTGACGAGAAGGAGCCTGCAGCCCCAGCCTCACCAGCACCCTCGCCTGTGccctcacccaccccagcccagccccaggaggAGCAGCCCACAGAGATCCCTGCAG ATGCAGCAGTCTTgacctcacccccagcccctgctcccctgGTGACCGCTAGCAAACCGATGGCTGGCACGACGGACCGAGAAGAGGCCACTAGGCTCCTGGCTGAGAAGCGGCGCCAGGCCCGGGAGCAGCGGGAGCGCGAGGAACAGGAGCGGAGGCTGCAGGCCGAAAGGGACAA gCGAATGCGAGAGGAGCAGCTGGCTCGGGAGGCCGAGGCCCGGGCAGAGCGGGAGGCGGAGGCCAGGAGGCGGGAGGAGCAGGAGGCCCGGGAGAAGGCGGAGAAGGCTCAGGCGGAGCAGGAGGAACAGGAGCGGCTGCAGAAGCAG AAAGAGGAGGCCGAAGCTCGGTCCCGAGAAGAAGCGGAGCGGCAGCGTCTGGAGAGGGAAAAGCACTTCCAGCGCGAGGAGCAGGAGCGGCAGGAGCGCAAAAAG CGCCTGGAGGAAATCATGAAGAGGACTCGGAAGTCAGAAGCTGCTGAAACCAAG AAGCAGGACAGAAAGGAGGCGAAGGCCAACAATTCCAGCCCAG GGATAGACCCTGTGAAAGCCACAGAGGCTCGGCCCTCCGGGCTGCAGAAGGAGGCTGTGCAGAAAGAGGAGCTGGCCCCCCAGGAGCCTCAGTGGAG CCTGCCAAACAAGGAGTCGCCGGGGTCCCTGGTGAATGGCCTGCAGCCTCTCCCAGCGCACCAGGAGAATGGCTTCTCCCCTAAGGGACCCTCTGGGGACAAGAGTCTGGGCCGAACTCCAGAGGCACTCCTGCCCTTCGCAGAGGCAGAAGCCTTCCTTAAGAAAGCTGTGGTGCAGGCCCCGCAGGTCACAG CTCTGCCAGAGGCCCTCTCAAGCTCTACCCTGAAGACCCCCAGCCGTCTGAGCTTGGAGCCTGGTTTCCCCTGA